The Anabrus simplex isolate iqAnaSimp1 chromosome 1, ASM4041472v1, whole genome shotgun sequence genome window below encodes:
- the LOC137503705 gene encoding uncharacterized protein gives MDTSSRKYSSFKTPRAGRATESQIDELVTYMENHNLFARGKFLGKDGKQGLGERWKALTDILNSVPRGTVKDSKQWQVKAANIRRQRNATGNKPITATPLTAIELRVLEVIGFVYVEGSACPDSLPEEESLQIQLEAGDVSVLQALPQTHILKDVATPTVLSLEVVDTEIGNHEKKLEVPPELENSIEGRVCSEIPSPRTPTQSSGSRQYSVKKRKTPSRERIGVQLLEAREKFTVLQEDSNKTQMMIGEAAKQQAEAAMLMAKAALQQAENGRLQNETAERLIGVIENQSIVMERFLTVVEKINKYLD, from the exons ATGGATACGTCTTCAAGAAAGTATTCCAG CTTTAAAACTCCAAGAGCTGGAAGAGCTACGGAAAGCCAGATAGATGAACTGGTGACTTACATGGAGAACCACAATCTTTTCGCTCGTGGAAAATTTCTAGGGAAAGATGGGAAACAAGGCCTAGGTGAAAGGTGGAAGGCTCTAACAGACATACTGAACAGTGTTCCCAGAGGAACTGTCAAGGACAGTAAACAGTGGCAAGTT AAAGCAGCCAATATCAGGCGCCAGAGAAATGCAACAGGAAATAAGCCCATCACTGCAACACCTCTTACAGCTATTGAGCTAAGGGTGTTGGAAGTGATTGGCTTTGTGTATGTGGAGGGATCTGCATGCCCTGATAGCTTGCCAGAAGAAGAG AGCCTACAAATTCAACTCGAGGCAGGGGATGTGTCAGTCCTACAGGCTCTTCCTCAAACACATATCTTGAAAGATGTGGCGACTCCTACAGTGCTATCACTGGAAGTGGTAGATACTGAGATTG GTAATCATGAAAAGAAATTAGAGGTGCCTCCTGAATTGGAAAATTCAATTGAAGGAAGGGTATGTTCAGAAATACCTTCACCACGAACTCCTACTCAAAGCTCAGGGTCACGGCAGTATT CTGTGAAGAAACGCAAGACTCCCAGTAGGGAGAGAATTGGAGTTCAATTGTTGGAGGCACGTGAGAAATTTACAGTCTTACAGGAAGATAGTAACAAAACTCAGATG ATGATTGGTGAAGCAGCAAAGCAGCAGGCTGAGGCAGCAATGCTTATGGCCAAGGCTGCGCTACAGCAGGCTGAAAATGGACGTCTGCAAAATGAAACAGCAGAGAGGCTGATTGGAGTGATTGAAAATCAATCTATAGTTATGGAGCGATTCCTGACTGTAgttgaaaaaattaataaatatcttgaCTAA